The Mesomycoplasma ovipneumoniae genome includes a region encoding these proteins:
- a CDS encoding MFS transporter, with protein MVKTRFFSKFKDFTWSQIFALIILAAADVFVIAAPYYLKNIVPNLHTYLGIREDQVASLTAIIGWVTLATQLPGGFLSNRISSRWLLFIAVLSTGIITFWFGITIKNAQQLGEQSALTQYKIIWGLWGITSTLIFWTPLWKLVSQQTDKKNQGLAYGIQGSANGIIGFFLVFVIGLIITSIYYPDNQNTNEINSTPFAAYTFTIGSFLVITSFLVLFFVKEKKIERYTNKISLESIKKNIIQIYVSLKNWKLWMLSIFVMGMYTFQSVFAYYLVQVLNNVFLAPTILVTILGGIRTYGLRGLISSYVGYYADKFRSYILILVLTAVTGIFVILTILLLTLAGIQEPGTPLFIFFIILATILFLVAGSLSWVTVTLRFTQVAEIEIGKNNYASSVGILSFIAFSPDAWFYELSGYVGKIYTIEGQTNTSPLGYQLILTIALGVALFGTICGFIVFLHNRAELKKLGKTNYRWRELDNA; from the coding sequence TTGGTTAAAACAAGATTTTTTAGTAAATTTAAAGATTTTACTTGATCACAAATTTTTGCTTTAATAATATTAGCAGCTGCTGATGTTTTTGTTATTGCTGCTCCTTATTATTTAAAAAATATTGTGCCTAACTTACACACATATTTAGGAATTCGTGAAGATCAAGTAGCTTCTTTGACAGCCATTATTGGCTGAGTTACACTTGCAACTCAACTACCGGGTGGATTTTTATCTAATAGGATTAGTTCACGTTGACTCTTATTTATTGCTGTTTTATCAACAGGAATTATTACATTTTGATTTGGTATAACCATCAAAAATGCTCAACAATTAGGTGAACAAAGTGCTTTGACTCAATATAAAATTATTTGAGGTCTTTGAGGAATCACATCAACCCTAATCTTTTGAACCCCACTTTGAAAACTAGTTTCGCAGCAAACTGACAAAAAAAATCAAGGTCTTGCTTATGGGATTCAGGGTAGTGCAAACGGTATAATTGGATTTTTCCTAGTTTTTGTTATTGGTTTAATTATTACTTCAATTTATTATCCAGACAATCAAAATACTAATGAAATCAATAGCACACCTTTTGCTGCTTATACTTTTACAATTGGTAGTTTTTTAGTAATTACTTCATTTTTAGTCCTCTTTTTTGTCAAAGAGAAAAAAATTGAACGTTATACTAACAAAATTAGTTTAGAATCTATCAAGAAAAATATTATCCAAATTTATGTCTCACTTAAAAATTGAAAATTATGAATGCTTTCAATTTTTGTAATGGGAATGTATACTTTCCAATCAGTTTTTGCCTATTACTTAGTTCAAGTGTTAAATAATGTCTTTTTAGCACCTACAATTTTAGTTACAATTCTTGGCGGAATTAGAACTTATGGACTTCGAGGTTTAATTAGCTCTTATGTTGGTTACTATGCTGATAAATTTAGAAGCTACATTCTCATTTTAGTTTTAACAGCAGTGACAGGAATTTTTGTTATTTTAACTATTTTGCTTCTTACCTTAGCTGGAATTCAAGAGCCTGGAACTCCACTATTTATCTTCTTTATAATATTGGCCACAATTTTATTCTTAGTAGCAGGTTCTCTATCATGAGTAACGGTCACTCTTAGATTTACTCAAGTTGCCGAAATTGAAATTGGTAAAAATAACTATGCAAGTTCAGTTGGAATTCTTTCATTTATTGCATTTTCACCAGATGCTTGATTCTACGAATTATCAGGATATGTTGGGAAAATCTATACAATTGAAGGACAAACAAATACTTCGCCTTTAGGTTACCAATTAATTTTAACAATCGCATTAGGTGTTGCCTTATTTGGAACAATTTGTGGATTCATAGTCTTTTTGCACAATCGAGCCGAACTTAAAAAGCTAGGTAAAACAAATTATCGTTGAAGGGAATTAGATAATGCCTAA
- a CDS encoding glycerophosphodiester phosphodiesterase family protein: MPKKQLLIAHRGYSAIAPENTKLAFDLAYEFNFDGIELDVHLTKDNRIVVIHDEDTKRTAGVDKIIANSTLSELYNDDHSLHFQLETRKQTILTLEDFLDLYLDKFEVINVEIKTDQTEYIGIEKIIDDLSIRYGKDFFDKIIFSSFNFSTLERMFKLNSKYRLGFLFWTKTQLTGVSEKEIKQICKYLHPWVDLYDEEPAMIEAFGLPLNLWTLKSKVRYQKYLNNKHVYSQISNYKYTKDIK; encoded by the coding sequence ATGCCTAAAAAACAATTGTTAATAGCGCATCGTGGTTACTCAGCAATCGCACCCGAAAATACCAAACTAGCTTTTGATTTAGCATATGAATTTAATTTTGATGGAATAGAATTAGACGTTCATTTAACTAAAGATAATAGAATAGTTGTCATTCATGACGAGGATACTAAAAGAACAGCTGGTGTTGATAAAATAATTGCAAATAGCACTTTATCTGAATTATATAATGATGATCATAGTTTACATTTTCAACTTGAAACCCGTAAACAAACCATTTTAACACTTGAAGACTTTTTAGATCTTTATTTAGATAAGTTTGAAGTAATTAATGTTGAAATTAAAACTGATCAAACTGAATACATTGGAATTGAAAAAATTATTGATGATTTATCAATTAGATATGGAAAAGATTTTTTTGACAAAATAATTTTTTCATCTTTTAATTTTTCTACACTTGAACGTATGTTTAAATTAAACTCTAAATATCGCCTTGGTTTTTTATTTTGAACTAAAACTCAACTAACAGGTGTAAGCGAAAAAGAAATTAAACAAATTTGCAAGTACCTCCATCCTTGAGTGGATTTATATGATGAAGAACCAGCAATGATTGAAGCTTTTGGCTTGCCACTAAACTTATGAACTCTCAAATCAAAAGTGCGCTACCAAAAATATTTAAATAATAAACATGTATATAGTCAAATAAGTAATTACAAATATACTAAGGATATTAAGTAA
- the glyA gene encoding serine hydroxymethyltransferase, translated as MYKKINIKDQQISELINLESQRQNDQIELIASENYASQDVLSANGTSLSNKYGEGYPGKRYYGGCEFIDKIELIAIERAKQLFGTKFANVQPYSGSSANSAVFATLLKPGDKILGLDLSSGGHLTHGYKVNFSGIFYTGISYFLDKNETLDYDEIEKIALETRPNLIICGYSAYSGLIDFGRFRQIADKVGAYLLADIAHIAGLIAAGVHPSPVGIAHVITSTTQKTLRGPRGGLILTDIEEIANKIDKIVFPGIQGGPLFNTIAAKAVAFNEALQPWFKDYCQQIIKNAAFFANEFAKKGARIVSGKTQNHLFIVDVKKTYDLTGKQAQILLESVNIITNKNTIPNDTLSPFVTSGIRFGTPAMTSRGFKEKEFAILAEIIDFVLKKKNLNPSEIEEIKLKIQKLTKKFPVKSSYWI; from the coding sequence ATGTACAAGAAAATTAATATTAAAGATCAACAAATTTCTGAGCTAATTAATTTAGAAAGTCAAAGACAAAATGACCAAATTGAACTAATTGCCAGTGAAAATTATGCTTCTCAAGATGTTCTAAGCGCAAATGGAACAAGTTTGAGCAATAAATATGGCGAAGGTTATCCTGGAAAACGCTATTATGGTGGTTGTGAGTTTATTGACAAAATTGAATTAATTGCAATTGAACGTGCAAAGCAACTTTTTGGGACAAAATTTGCAAATGTCCAACCCTATTCAGGCTCAAGTGCAAATTCCGCCGTTTTTGCCACACTTTTAAAACCTGGAGACAAAATTCTTGGCCTTGATTTAAGCTCAGGGGGCCATTTAACTCACGGCTATAAAGTCAATTTTTCTGGAATATTTTACACCGGAATTAGCTATTTTCTTGACAAAAATGAAACTCTTGATTATGATGAGATTGAAAAAATAGCACTTGAGACCAGACCAAATTTAATAATTTGTGGCTATTCAGCTTATTCAGGTTTGATTGACTTTGGACGTTTTCGGCAAATTGCCGACAAAGTCGGTGCCTATTTGCTGGCTGACATTGCCCATATTGCCGGCCTTATTGCCGCAGGAGTACATCCTTCGCCAGTTGGAATTGCCCATGTAATAACATCAACAACCCAAAAAACTCTGCGCGGGCCTCGAGGTGGCCTGATTTTAACAGATATTGAAGAAATTGCAAATAAAATTGACAAAATTGTTTTTCCTGGAATTCAAGGTGGCCCACTTTTTAATACAATTGCCGCAAAAGCTGTTGCATTTAACGAAGCACTGCAGCCTTGATTTAAAGATTATTGCCAGCAAATCATTAAAAATGCCGCTTTTTTTGCAAATGAATTTGCAAAAAAAGGAGCAAGAATTGTCTCAGGAAAAACCCAAAATCACCTTTTTATTGTTGATGTTAAAAAAACCTATGATCTAACAGGCAAACAAGCACAAATTTTGCTTGAATCAGTAAATATTATTACAAATAAAAATACAATTCCAAATGATACTCTTAGTCCTTTTGTAACTTCAGGAATTCGTTTTGGCACTCCAGCAATGACTTCTCGCGGTTTTAAGGAAAAAGAATTTGCTATTCTTGCTGAAATTATTGATTTTGTTCTAAAAAAGAAAAATTTAAATCCTAGTGAAATTGAAGAAATTAAACTAAAAATTCAGAAATTAACAAAAAAATTTCCAGTTAAGTCTAGCTATTGGATTTAA